In the Magnolia sinica isolate HGM2019 chromosome 15, MsV1, whole genome shotgun sequence genome, one interval contains:
- the LOC131226739 gene encoding ribonuclease MRP protein subunit POP4 isoform X2 has product MATSKKPTVSDPKKRAFEALERRFAAAKADLHQQQQKNKKRTHGEEEEAPNKHSSSISSPKPNISSPMPSSNKGHFASQDRISSQKASGVADVEASSPAYFLLSQPVHDNLLMTGTELSRRRGSIGDKMVHELLQKGDSAQKYMQGSRGMKIDNWLLLDSFVQGRGASMGACLRSINSRSKRSKRHMSMQQHRKCGSLDLPHEFHNFNLFKPMHEMWKDYTIQLLKNNGKGQLAQCLLNADLHGAILQVVPKKGSVFIFQAGCWKITLHGDKLSLRNAGP; this is encoded by the exons ATGGCCACCAGTAAAAAACCCACTGTGTCAGACCCGAAGAAACGTGCTTTTGAGGCCTTGGAACGAAGATTTGCTGCTGCAAAAGCGGACCTCCACCAACAGCAACAAAAGAACAAGAAGCGAActcatggagaagaagaagaagctccaaACAAGCACTCATCTTCAATTTCTTCTCCCAAACCTAACATCTCCTCTCCAATGCCCTCCTCCAACAAAG GACATTTTGCATCCCAAGATCGCATATCATCACAGAAAGCTTCTGGAGTCGCAG ACGTGGAAGCATCCAGTCCTGCATATTTTCTGCTGTCTCAACCTGTACATGATAATCTGCTAATGACTGGCACAGAG CTTTCAAGGAGAAGAGGGAGCATAGGTGACAAAATGGTCCACGAGCTTCTCCAAAAAGGTGACTCTGCTCAGAAGTATATGCAGGGATCAAGAGGCATGAAAATTGACAATTGGCTTCTTCTCGATAGTTTTGTGCAAGGGCGTGGTGCATCAATGGGTGCTTGTTTGAGATCTATAAATAGTCGCTCAAAACGCTCTAAAAGACACATGTCCATGCAACAACATCGAAAATGTGGCTCATTAGATTTGCCTCACGAATTCCATAA CTTCAATCTGTTCAAGCCAATGCACGAAATGTGGAAAGACTATACGATCCAACTTCTTAAAAACAATGG GAAAGGCCAATTAGCTCAATGTCTTCTCAATGCAGATTTACATGGTGCAATTCTTCAAG TTGTGCCCAAAAAGGGTTCCGTCTTTATATTTCAAGCCGGGTGTTGGAAGATTACTCTCCATGGTGACAAACTTTCTTTGAGAAATGCGGGCCCTTGA
- the LOC131226739 gene encoding ribonuclease MRP protein subunit POP4 isoform X1, whose translation MATSKKPTVSDPKKRAFEALERRFAAAKADLHQQQQKNKKRTHGEEEEAPNKHSSSISSPKPNISSPMPSSNKGHFASQDRISSQKASGVADVEASSPAYFLLSQPVHDNLLMTGTELSRRRGSIGDKMVHELLQKGDSAQKYMQGSRGMKIDNWLLLDSFVQGRGASMGACLRSINSRSKRSKRHMSMQQHRKCGSLDLPHEFHNFNLFKPMHEMWKDYTIQLLKNNGKGQLAQCLLNADLHGAILQVVECKMPAFTGVSGIMIRETTETFGIIMQDNKFQVVPKKGSVFIFQAGCWKITLHGDKLSLRNAGP comes from the exons ATGGCCACCAGTAAAAAACCCACTGTGTCAGACCCGAAGAAACGTGCTTTTGAGGCCTTGGAACGAAGATTTGCTGCTGCAAAAGCGGACCTCCACCAACAGCAACAAAAGAACAAGAAGCGAActcatggagaagaagaagaagctccaaACAAGCACTCATCTTCAATTTCTTCTCCCAAACCTAACATCTCCTCTCCAATGCCCTCCTCCAACAAAG GACATTTTGCATCCCAAGATCGCATATCATCACAGAAAGCTTCTGGAGTCGCAG ACGTGGAAGCATCCAGTCCTGCATATTTTCTGCTGTCTCAACCTGTACATGATAATCTGCTAATGACTGGCACAGAG CTTTCAAGGAGAAGAGGGAGCATAGGTGACAAAATGGTCCACGAGCTTCTCCAAAAAGGTGACTCTGCTCAGAAGTATATGCAGGGATCAAGAGGCATGAAAATTGACAATTGGCTTCTTCTCGATAGTTTTGTGCAAGGGCGTGGTGCATCAATGGGTGCTTGTTTGAGATCTATAAATAGTCGCTCAAAACGCTCTAAAAGACACATGTCCATGCAACAACATCGAAAATGTGGCTCATTAGATTTGCCTCACGAATTCCATAA CTTCAATCTGTTCAAGCCAATGCACGAAATGTGGAAAGACTATACGATCCAACTTCTTAAAAACAATGG GAAAGGCCAATTAGCTCAATGTCTTCTCAATGCAGATTTACATGGTGCAATTCTTCAAG TTGTTGAATGTAAAATGCCTGCCTTCACTGGAGTTAGCGGCATTATGATTCGAGAAACTACAGAAACATTTGGAATAATCATGCAAGATAATAAATTTCAAG TTGTGCCCAAAAAGGGTTCCGTCTTTATATTTCAAGCCGGGTGTTGGAAGATTACTCTCCATGGTGACAAACTTTCTTTGAGAAATGCGGGCCCTTGA
- the LOC131227049 gene encoding ATP synthase subunit d, mitochondrial, with the protein MSGNGKKVAELATKASKGIDWEGMAKLLVSEEARKEFTSLRRAFNEVNTQLQTKFSQEPEPIDWEYYRKGIGSRLVDMYKEAYESIQVPKYVDTVTPEYKPKFEALLVELKEAEEKSLKESERLEKEIAEVQEMKRKISTMTANEYFEKHPELKKKFDDEIRNDYWGY; encoded by the exons atgagcgGAAACGGGAAGAAGGTAGCAGAGCTGGCGACGAAGGCGTCGAAGGGCATAGATTGGGAAGGAATGGCGAAGCTTCTCGTCTCCGAAGAAGCTCGCAAGGAATTCACTTCTCTCCGACGCGCCTTCAACGAAGTCAATACCCAGCTCCAGACCAAGTTCAGCCAG GAACCTGAACCGATAGACTGGGAGTATTATAGAAAAGGAATTGGTTCTCGCTTAGTTGATATGTATAAAGAGGCTTACGAGA GCATACAGGTCCCCAAGTATGTGGACACCGTCACGCCTGAATATAAGCCGAAGTTCGAGGCACTG TTGGTGGAACTGAAAGAAGCAGAAGAGAAATCTCTCAAGGAGTCTGAGAGGCTGGAAAAGGAAATTGCTGAGGTTCAAGAGATGAAG AGAAAGATAAGTACCATGACAGCAAATGAGTACTTTGAGAAGCATCCTGAGCTCAAGAAGAAATTTGATGATGAAATCCGGAATGACTACTGGGGCTATTGA